Genomic segment of Desulfitibacter sp. BRH_c19:
CCCACTATAATTTTTCATCAGACAGAATGGTTAAACAGTACTATGATTTAATTTATGCCAAAGAATGAACGTACATTTTCTGGGCAAAATCCCTCTTAAAAACTTTAGAATGGAGTGGTACTAATCTTGAAAACCAGCACAAGATTTTTACTAGTTATTTTTACCTACATAGTATTTATCTTTGTATCCTTTCCTCTAGTAGCACAAGATAGGGAATCGTATTACAACTTTAGCGATGTGGATTATTCACAGGCAAGAGTAATACCCGATGAGCTAAATACTGAATTGAAAGTAAAAGCTGCTTTTAACGATCAATATATGTTTTTTCAGTTTAACTGGCCTGCTGAAGAAGGAATTTACCATGATTATCTCACTTTTCAAGATGGTAAATGGGTTGCTCACGGAGGATCAGCTTACGGTCCAAGGGAAGACGGTTTTTATGAAGACAGATTGTCATTTTTAGTCGATAAGGGCAATGTCAAAGATTTTGAAACTCTGGGCTGCTACGTAACCTGTCATGAAGGCTTACGTTTTACGAGTACAATGGCTACCGAGGAGGAAATAGCTGATGTTCCTCTTCTTGCTGATAAGGCTGATATACGTAAATATATCAATGAGACCAGGAGCAGTCCTCATTGGTCAAAAATAAAATCTGAAGAGGAACTTTCCAAACTTAGAGAACTTGGTATTTTTTTAGACTTCTGGCATTGGCGTGCTCATCGTTCTGACCCCATTGGATACTCTGATGATCAATGGGTTTTAGAATATAGGAATAGTGACGGAGGAAAAGGCCCCTACACAACAAACTGGAATAGTGATAATGAACAACCTGCCTATATGTTTGATCCTGATATAGTAGGTTTTACAGCTCTAGATTGGGATGATGTTTCAAATCATCGACTAACTCAGGATGATTACTTCTATATATCAGAAGATATCGCTGTAGAATTTGACCCCGAATTAGACTGGCAGGAGGGTGATGTTATTCCCCGTCGACTTCTAAGAACCCCTGATGAAAGTCGTGCTACTATTACTTCAAATTCAAAGTGGGAAGACGGCCAATGGAGTCTGGAATTAAAAAGGCTCTTAGATACTGGATATCCAGAGGATGACATAGCCCTTGTGCCAGGTCAAAATTACAACATAGGTTATGCCGTCCACAAAAATGCAAGTGGGAGCCGATGGCACTATATATCATCACGTAAAACCCTAGGCCTGGGAATTGATGCAGATGTAACTGCTATAAGATTTGACGGAGAGACACCTAATTGGGATCAGATTGAAGCTACAACAATTCCATTATACTATCCTGGTCAAGTATCCTGGGAATTCCTGACAAGTAAATACCACCCGGGCCAAGGGGGTATCTTAGATGGGACAAACTGCTTATCTTGCCATTCAGAAGAGTATCTAGGCAAGTCCTCTGTAAGTCATGAGACTAAGGATGGTAGTTATCCTACCTTTATAGCGACTACTGTTGGAGGTAGTGTGCTTATATTGGGAATTATTCTGGGGCCTCTTTATTTTATGAGTAGAAAGGGAGGTAGGCGAAATGGTAAATAGATTAGCTGTGTCCTTACATAGTCTTGGAGCAGAGTTTCACACAGGGGCTCTAGTATTGGCCTCCTTAGCCTTAATTGGAGCCTTTATTACTCGTAAACAAGACTCAACGCTACACAAACAATTAGAGGCTGTTGCATTTTTCGCTGCTATGTTCGGAGTCTTATCACTAATTTTTTCAGCCATTGTGGGGTGGTTAATCTGGCCCTCTGGTTCACTTCTTTTTTCCCCATCGGTTTGGAGAAAAATAATGTTTACTGTTTTTTCTCTGACCTTTTGGACACTTTTCTTGTATATTAGATTCAAATTCAAAAGTGATTTATGGAAAAATACTAGCTTAAGTCAGATATATTTTCTAACAGGAATTGGTGGGATTTTGACTTTAATTTATACTGGAACCATGGGGGGTAAACTTACTGGTAAAGAAAGCATCTTAGATGCCATAGTGGGACTTTTTGGCAGGTAAACGGATAAACCTCAGCAAGTATAAAAATGGCACCTAAGACTTTTTGTCTTAGGTGCTGATTATTGTCTATATAATTTATGGTTACATATATAATAACTCAAATATATTTAAAAATTCACTCTTGATAAGCTAAACTCATAAACTATTAATAGAGTATAGCAACTGGGGGTGAAGAATTTTGATACCTATTCATTATATAGGTTGGACAATGATCATCTTAGCTATTTTAAGGTTTACCAACAAAGCATACCTTAATATAAAGTGGAAGCTGGCATTTTCAAGCTTTACCGCTCTATATTCTTTAAGCAAATTATCTTCACATTATGCTTCTAGTGAGTTAACAAATATACTTTATTTTTTGTGTGCAGCATGTTTGTTAATACCCTTTTTAAAAATTAACTTTGATGTAATTAAAAATCTAGATAAGATAAGTGATACCTCTCTATTAATAGGAGTTGGTATAATCGTATTATTATCTTAACCCATAGAGTAGCTGCGGAGTTTTATGCTCGGGCTACTTTTTTAGCCACCATGAGCTTCCACAATGCTTTTCACAATAGCTAATTTCTCTAATTCCTTCTTCCTCCGCATATTACATCAATTGTTCACCAAATATCCAAATTTTCATCAAACTGTTGTCACAAATTTTGTTTATCTTATAGTAGAGAAACAAGCAAAGGAGGAAAAACATGAAAAAAATGATTGCTATAGTAGCCTTATCCTTAGGTATATTTTATCTTTCTGCACCAGCCCTAGCTGAAAACAAGGTATCAAACATAGCCACCGAAAAGGGTGGACTTAAAGTAGCTCAAATGGCAAAGCACCATGGTGGTTTACAACATCTAGTTGCACAAAACATAGATGGTGAGTGTGTACATTAAAAATACTTTTTGATTGGAATAACTCCAGATGGCTTGAACCTCTTATTCTTTTGAACAAGAGGTTCTTTTTTATTTTTAGGTATTGATTTAAGATTAAATTAGAGCTAAAATAATATCAAGCCAATTTTATGTAATAAATCAAAGGAGGTTGATTTAGTGACGACTAAAACTTCATGCTTTGAAATCGCCTCGGCAATTCCCAATGATAAACTAACCGAAATTGAAACTTTTGCAAATAATTTCAAGATACTTTCGGATCCAATTCGTTTAAAAATAATATATCTATTAAGAAATGGTGAATTATGTGTATGTGAAATAGCTTCATCTCTTAATATGAGCCAACCAAAAATATCCTATCATTTGAAAATTCTTACTGAATGCAATCTCATTAGCCGTAGAACAGATTGGGTTTGGGCCTACTATAGTCTTACTGACAATATTCAAAATTGGCTAACTAATAATAGTAATTTATTAAAGCTTCTGGAGGAGGAATAAAAAGGTGGATATAAAATCATGTATTCCTGACTGTTGTGGATCTAACAGTTCTTGTTGTGATAAAACTAAGTATTATGATATACCAAAAAACGGTGAAATTCCTACGGATGTAGGTTCTATCCCAATAGTAGCAACTACTCTATCCAAAACTGACATAGGAGACACACGGAAGGTACGTTTCAAGATTAATCGAATGGATTATAAAATTAGGCCTGGTCTTTATGCCGTAGGTAAGCCTGATTCAAGTAGTCCAGTTTTGGTTACAGCAAACTATAAGTTAACCTTTGATAGTCTGCGTAAAGAACTATCTAGTATTAATGCTTGGATATTAGTTTTAGACACCAATGGAATTAATGTTTGGTGTGCGGCAGGCAAAGGTACCTTTGGTACTGAAGAACTAGTCCGCCAGATAAACAATACTCATCTACATGGTATCATTTCACATAATAAATTAATTTTGCCCCAACTTGGTGCTCCAGGAGTATCAGCCCACCTGGTTACCAAGGAAACAGGTTTTAAAATTATTTACGGCCCAGTAAGAGCTTCTGATATACCTGAATTTATTGCTGCAAATAATAAGGCAACACCCAACATGCGAAAGGTTAATTTCACATTTAAGGATCGCCTTGTATTAATTCCAGTTGAACTGATGAGCAGCTTAAAGCCAATGACGGCTGTAACAGCAGCTGTGATACTAGCAACAATTATAGCCTCCTATTTCTCTGCATCAGAAACACTATGGATACATGGTGTAGGATTTGTGTTTGCTTTTATAGGTGCGATACTTGCAGGTGCTGCAGTTACTCCTTTGCTTTTACCCTATATTCCCTTTCGCGCTTTTGCAATTAAAGGGTGGATAGTTGGCTTAGTATGGGTTTTCATATTCACAACCTTCTTCCCTGTATTTGGAAGCAAATTTTCTTTTAGAGAAGCCTTAGGCTTATACTTATTGCTACCACCAGTAACTGCATTTCTTAGTTTGAATTTTACTGGTTGTTCTACCTATACGTCCCAATCAGGAGTAGAAAAAGAAATGCGAGTTGGACTTCCCATAATGATTATTTCATCATTTGTAGGCATAGGTGCCCTAGCTAGTGAATATTTAACTTTGGTATTTTAAAGAGATAGGAGCTGAAATAAATGAGCTTACAATATATAAAAAATGTATCCACCTTGAAGTTCGACCCTAAACTATGTAATGGTTGTGGTATGTGTTTGAATGTCTGTCCCCACAATGTTTTATCAATTGTAGATAAAAAGATTAATATTAAACATAAGGATAGCTGTATGGAGTGTAGTGCATGTGTAAAGAATTGTCCCCAAGAAGCTCTTAGCGTAAACCCAGGTGTTGGATGTGCTTATGCAATCCTGATAGGGATGATAAAGGGTACTGCGCCAAATTGCGATTGCTAGTTTATGAGTTTTCAAAACAGAGCTGGGGGTGAATATTATTATCCACTCCCATCTAATGTAATGCGAGAAAAACCCCATCCGTTCCATTTCCATAAGGTAATCTCTCTCGTTCTGGAGTTAGAGTAACTGCCTTCAGTAACCAATAATTCGTTTTCACCATTATTATTTAAGTCAATAAGGGTAGCCCAGTAGTTGGGATGATCCAGACTTGAGGATTGCCACACCGGTTTAAAACTACCTTTTTCCAACCTGAAAATGAAAAGGTAACGCTGCTATCTTCCTCTTCCTTCTGACCTGATATACATATTGTTCCCTTGCGGCGAAGGCTTTTCTTTCATTATCCCACGCTGGAACAACGGTCATATCCATTTCCAGTCCAAGTTTTTCTATCAGCATCTTACCCTCTTGGCCCCTTAAAGCAACGGGGCGTGCATCATCGTTTATATACACAGGCAAGAATTCTATTTTCTCCACACTATTTTCATTAATACATATCTTAGCAGCCACACCCCCCCGAGTATCCTGTGACCACAACTGATCAAAAATAAAGTTACCCAGACTATAAAAAATGTACTTTCCTTGGTACTGCTCAACCTTTTGCACCACATGGGGGTGACTGCCAAACACCAGGTCTGCCCCGGCGTCTATGGCCAGGTGAGCAAAGTGCACCTGTGTATCGTCTGGTTCATAAACATACTCGGTACCAGCGTGCAGGGAAACCACTATGAAATCAGCATTGGCAGTTGCCTCTCTGACGGCAGCTCTTATTTTTTCAGGTTCCAAGACAGCTGTGCCCGGGCCGTCACCTGCACTATAGGAATCCGGCACCACCGACGGATCGTTGAAAGCCAAAAAGGCTAGTCTTACACCCTTCACCTCCATATACTGGGGGGCAAAGGCTTCCTCCTCATTTCTACCGGCACCGGCATAATTTATCTCTGCCCTGTCTAGATACTTTATAGTGTCCAGTATTCCCTGAACACCGAAATCCGGGATGTGATTGTTGGCTAACGACAGGATGTTAAAACCCGCCTCTTTAAGAGCAGGAGCCACAGATGGGTTCGCCCGCAAAACCATCTCGGGTATCTTTATTTCCCGCCCTGGAGTAACTGGGCCCTCTAGGTTGCCGAAGGTAATATCCCCACTTTGCAAGAACCACTCAATCTCAGCAAATGGATAGCCGGGATCATCGTGCTCTTTTATCTTTTGAGCCACATATCGGGAAAGCATGATGTCCCCTACTGCCACCAGACAAAGGGAATCATGCTTTTCAGGGTGCTTCATGCGATCCTCCTTGAAGGCATCGAGGTCATGGTAATCCATGGTCAAAACCAACTGCGAAGTAGCAACCTTTTGTTCTACAGGCTCTTGCTCCAATTGTTCAGATCTCCCAACACAACCCGCCGTAATGGCGAAAAGGAGAAGCATGCAGATTGCCCATACATAGAGTTTTCCTTTTCTGTGCACGTAAAATATTCCTCCTTGATATATGGTTGTTTTTCTATTTTATGATTTAAACGTTCCCTGACATAGACGAAAGGAACCATTATTTGGTTCCTTTCGTCATATTATATTATTCTATTCTTCATCTGGATAGTACTATCAAAGTACTTTTTCAATGTTACAAGCTTGATATCATAGCAATATTATTATATTACATAGTACGGGCATCGCTAGTACTAACCTTTTTACTAGCTGGCGACTGTACAATCCCTACTTCCTCATGTAATGCTTTAACTAGTGTATACATCATAAATATCATAATAATAGTAAATGGGAAAGCAAATGCGAAAGAAATCGTCTGAACAGAGCTTAATCCTCCAGTTAAGATAAGCATTGAAGCAATAGCTCCAGCTATAACTCCCCAGAATATCCTTAAGCTTGTCTTTGGCTCTAATTCCCCACCAGAGGTCATCATACTTACAACAAGCGTAGCAGAGTCAGCAGATGTAATAAAGAAAATTGTTACCACCATCATTGCAACTGTTGATAGCAACCCTGTTACTGGCAGATGATTAAACATTACAAATATAGCAGTAGTCACATCGGCAAATGTAGCATCAGCAATTCCTCCAGCACCAAATCTCTCATAATAAATGGCTGTTCCACCAATTATACTAAACCATATAAAGCTTAGAAGTGATGGAGCTACAAGGATCCCAATAATAAATTCCCTAATAGTTCTTCCTTTAGAAATCCTGGCGATAAAACTCCCCACAAAAGGAGTCCAGGTAATCCACCATGCCCAGTAAAATATGGTCCAGGCACCAACCCATCCGTACCCTGTACGTTCTGCTACCGCACCCTGGGTATCAACGAAAAAGCTCATCCAAACTATATTCTGAAGGTATTGTCCTAATGATTCAGTAAAGAAGTTTAAAATATATCTTGTCGGTCCTAAAAATAGAACAATAACCATTAAACCAATAACCATTACCATGTTTATATTACTGAGCCATTTTATACCTTTATTGATACCTGTTACCGCTGAGATAGTAAATAATGCCGTTACTATGGCTACAAATACAATTGAAACTGTAATGGTATTTGGAACACCAAATACAATATTCATTCCAGTAGTAACCTGCATAGCTCCTAATCCCAAAGAAGTAGCGACTCCAAATAGAGCCATTACAACAGTAAATGTATCTATGGATTTTCCGATTGGACCTTTTATACCTTCTGCACCAAGTATTGGGTAAAAGCACGAGCTAATTAGTCCTGGTAAACCCCTACGAAACTGAAAATATGCTAACCCAAGGGCAACAACACCATATATTGCCCATGCATGTAATCCCCAATGAAAGAATGTATATGTCATAGCCTCTGATGCTGCTGCGACACTACTTGATTCGCTTAAAGGTGCACCTGCAAAATGGTATATTGGTTCCGCAGCTCCCCAGAAAACTAAGCCTACACCCATACCAGCTGCAAATAGCATAGAAAACCAAGCAGTAGTACTAAATTCGGGTTTTTCATCATCTTTTGATAGTTTTATATTTCCATATTTACTGAATGCCAAGAACAAACAGAAAATTACAAATGCAGATGCTGCAAGAAGGTATGTCCAGCCAAAATTATCAATGAAGAAGGAAAACATTTTATTAAACACATCTGATACAACTGCTGGATTACTTGAAGCTATTGCAACAAAAGCTAGACAAATAATTGCTGACCCCAAAAAGATGGTCTTATCAATCTTTCCAAAAAACTTATCCATTCAAAAACCTCCTACCTATTTTTTATTCTGAATTACTACTGTTATTAGATTATCCCTCCTTTCAAAAGTTTTCGGTAATGTCTAAATATTGCGTAAATAATACTAGAAGTCATTATGCGTTTTTTACTATGCTGTCTATTTTTACCCTTGTCTTTTCTGACAAAGTCTCTGAAACATGATTTTCTAGAATATTTTTAGCTTTTTCTATAGATCTTTCTCCACACGTTGTTCCTCCCTTATTAAGCCATATCTGATATTGGTTTTTGTCCAATATCTGTGGTTTCCAAAGCTCTCTTTTAAAATTCTCAAAGGTATGGTCATCTGTAACAAAATGACCCGCAGGACCTACCCTTTTAATCACATCCAATGCTAAAGTAACTTCATTTATTTCCACACCTCTAATCATCCTCTTAACAAATCCAATAATCTCGTCACACATTACCAGTTGTCCAACGCTACTAGTAGAACCCCCTTCAAGATATCCAACATCATGAATAAGATTAGCCCCACTCATTGCAGACATCATAATGGAGGCTGTAGCTTCAATGGCTGACTGTTCATCAAGCTTTTTAGAATCGCTACAACCTGCTGTTCCCCACATTGGAATCTTATAATAATGAGCCATTTCTGCAAAAGCAGCATGCATTAAATTAAATTCTGGATTGCCATAGCTCATCACCATGGTGTGCATGTCTGTAGGTGCAGGAACCCCACCCATAACAAATGGCGCTCCTTCTTTTACAAGCTGATGAATAACTAGTCCGCTTAAGCATTCTGCTAATGCTATAATTACTGTTCCAGCTAATGTAACCGGAGAAGTTCCCCCTGCCATTGGTGCTGACACGTAAATAGCCGGTAAATTTTTTTCAGCCGTAAATATTAGCTTTTCAATAGCTTCTACTGAATGTTGTAATGGGGTATTGGATGTAGAAAACAAAGAAATAAATGGATACTTTTGTAGCTCCTCAAGATCTCCAGAAATCGTTACGCACATATCTACTATTGTCTCAAGGTTTATTGCATTAAAGCCCCAATGAATAATTGGTTTGGTAGTATTTTCAAGTAAGGCCTGTAATAAATGAATATCGGCAAGTTCTGTGGGAACATCCTTTATAGTTCCAAAATCCATGGCAAAATCTATATTATCCAAAGCATCTATAATTTTAGCGGCGTTTCTAGTATCTTGTTTTTTGGGATAACGCCTTTCGCTAGTATATGGGTCCATAGTATATGTAGTGGAAGGCCCTGGTCCAAAATAGAAATTTTCTCCTTCTAGTTTCATTTTTATATTCCCATTTCGATCATATAATAGAACACTTGAAGGTGCGCTTGAAATAGATTTTTCCACAAGTGAGGCTGGAATCCTTACTCGATTTCCATTTACAAAAGCTCCTGCTTTCTTTAATAAATCAAGTGATCTTTTCTCCTGAACAATTACACCTGTATCTGATAATACTTCAAGGGTAGCATAATGAAGTGTATCGCATTGTTCCTTAGAAAAGGTTTTAAATTGAATAGTGTTATTAATTATGGAATTGCTTCGCATTTGAATAACTTCCCCCTCTATTTTGTCAAACTGGATTTATTGTTTAAGGTTTATCTTGAAACCCTTATTTGATACTTTTTCATACGATAATGTAAGCTTTGTCTGCTAATATTCATAACCTTTGCCGCATGGGAGACATTTCCATCTGTGTTCTCTAATATTGCTATTATTTGATTCTTCTCCACCTTCTCAATCTCACTTTGTAGTGGATTAAAATTATTTCTTTTTGATAAAGGACTCTCTGAAATTGTGGAGGTCACTTTCATATATTCAGGAATATGCTCTATATTTATTTCAGTTTCAATATCACCGATTAAAGTAATAGAACACTCTATTGCATGTTCTAATTGACGCACATTCCCTGGCCAATGGTAGCCTTCAAATACCTTTAGCAAATCATAGGATATACTATAACTTCCTCTATGCAACTTTTTGCTGACTTTTTTCATAAAATATCCTATCAAATATTCCAAGTCATCAATTCTCTCTCTTAATGGAGGTATTCCTAAACAGACAACTCCTAATCTATAAAACAAATCATTTCTGATAAAACCCTTCTCTATTGCATCAAGTGGCTTCACATTTAAACTACTTATAATTCTAGGATTCACCTCAATATCAGCCATGCCGCCCACTCTACGTATTTTCCTTTCTTGAAGGACACGTAATAATTTAGCTTGTAGCAATAAAGGCATTGAGTTAATCTCGTCCAAAAAAAGTGTCCCTTCACTTGCCTGTTCAAACAACCCTGGTCTATCTATTGCTTCAGTATAAGCGCCTTTTACAGTTCCAAACAAAATACCCTCTAATAGATTTTCTGGAATTGCAGCACAATTAATGGCAACAAATAGTTTCTTAGACCTATTGCTTGAATTATGAATGCTTTGGGCAAATAGTTCCTTTCCTGTTCCAGTCTCCCCATATATCAATACCGGGGATGATGTATTTGCTGCCCTTTTGGCCAATATTTTAATGTCACAAATCTTTTGGTTATATCCAATAATATCTTCAAAATTATGAATTGCCTTTCGTACGGGCATACTGGTTATTTCTTGATTATTGCTAGTTTGGACCTTTAAAGGATCTTTAATAAAAATAACGTGTTTAGTCCCTGATTCTAAAACCTTCTTTTTTACTTGGTAGTCTTTCTTGATATCGCCGCCTATCTGTACATTAAAATAATCAAAAATGGTATTGTTAATTAAATCTTCTGATAAGTAGCTCTTTATATTGTCACCTATTAAATTCTGCGTCTTTTCTGCAAAAATTGAAGCAGCTCTCTGATTACACCAAGTGATTAATCCCGAGTTTTCGTAAATAACCACACCTTCAAGAATTTCATTTAGGATTTTCCTATACATTTCAAGCTCTGGTCTCTGATGAATACTCACTTAATTTCCCCCTGATATAATGTAAAATTTAAAATAATAACTTATGATGGATAGTTTGTTGAAAGTATATTTGTATTCTAAATTTTACAATAACTTATTTTAAAGCAATTACCATGCCACAATTTATCTCTCTATTATCAAATAACCCTGCAAAATAATTTTTCACTATACCGCATACCATTTTTGCATAGTATGTTTTTTTGTCACTTGTAAGTAAAAAAATTTACTATTTTATTTCGTACTTCTTTATGCGATATTGTAGACTTTGCCTTTTAATATTCAACTGTTTTGCAGTACGTGAAACGTTCCAATTATTTCTTTCTAACGCTTTTAGTAGTACTTCTTTTTCTAGTTTCCCCATTGTTTCTAATAAAGTTATTTCCTCAAGTATTCCTTGTAAACTGTCTTTTTCATGGTATCCATTATCTAATTTGCTCTCCATGTGATGAGGTAGATGTTCAAGCGCTATAATTTCCTCGTCTTCATGCATAATATTCATGGCAGATTCAATAGCATGCTGTAACTCTCTCACATTACCAGGCCATGAATAATCTAAAAACAATTCCATTACTCTAGGTGATATATCTTTAATCTTTTTATTAAGCGTTTTATTGTATCCTGCTATAAAGCCCTTTACTAAAATAGGTATGTCTTCTTTTCTATATCTAAGAGATGGAACCTTTAAATACACCACCCCTAGTCGGTAAAACAGATCCTCTCTCAATAGTTGTTTTTCAATAGCCAATGTGGGTTCAATATTAACATTAGTTATAACCCTTACATCCACGAGAACTTCATCTGCTGCTCCAACTCTACGTATAGCTCCTTCTTGCAAAACCCTCAATAGCTTTGCCTGCAACCCTAGACCCATAGAATTTATTTCGTCCAAAAGCAAGGTGCCATCTCTTGCCTGCTCAAAAAGACCTGGGCGATCAACAGCTCCAGTATATGCCCCCTTTACCGTTCCAAAAAGTATTCCCTCAAGAAGATTTTCGGGAATAGCTGCACAATTAATTGCTATAAATGGTTCCGATGCTCGTTTGCTATAATTATGAACACTTTGTGCAAAAAGTTCTTTTCCTGTTCCAGTTTCTCCATAAATTAGGATTGGAGAATTTGTGTTAGCGACTCTTTTTGCTAAGGTTATAGTTTGTTTAAGAATAGCACTATTTCCAACAATATCATTAAATACATATTTAGCAGACTTTTTCGAACCTGCTTTGAAAGTCTTTTTACTACTTTCAAAAAGTTGCTCTTGCAATTCTATGATTTTATCTGAGAGTTCTTTAATTTTAGAGTAATCCCTTTGTATCGAAACCGCACCTACTATTTTACTTTCTTTAAATAATGGGTACGTGTTACACATAATATTCAGACTCCTGCCTGTGAATGTTGTATAACTCTGTTGTCTATCTATAATTGGTTGGCGTTGTTTCATCGTCAGAATTAACAAGCTTGTTTCTTCTGAGAGTCCATATACACTAGTAACATGCTTACCAATTACCTGTTCTTTCGATAGACCATCTAATCGTTGATTAGCTTCATTGTAAATTATTAGCTTCCCTTGATTATCACAAACCATAACTGCTTCATCAATTGAATTAATAACATTTTCTAAAATATCAATATCGCCTTTTTCCAGATTATATTCTAAGAATAATATTCTTTTGGATGTTTTATCCGGTTGAACTAGCCTACTATTAATCTTAGTCCCACTAATTAGATCAATATTCCCATTAATAATCCTTCCTTCAATGACAAGCTCAGGGCATATGCTTTTGAGGTTTCTACCTACAACCTCATGCTGGCTAACGTTTAAGAGGTTTTCTGCTTCAGAATTGATAGCTAATATGGTATTGCTACTACTTAAAACGAGTATGCCTTGATATATTCTGTTAAATATATTTAGTAATAGTTTTTCGTTTAGTACACTTTCCTGAGCCATAGTTACTCCTCCAGTTAGGTTTTTTATGATCTTGGAATAACTCAAATATATCTTATATGAATATAAAATGCTATATTTTTATATACTATTTCCCTATCCTTAGAACTTCACGTGCATATTTGATACTCCTAATACACGCATCCATTTCTTTCTCACGAGCTACCTCTATTGGATCATCACCCATATCCCATTCAATTTCAAATGTAATACGATCAGTAGGGGATAATTTCTTGATAGTGTTGTATACTTTTACACAATCAATATCACCATCTCCTAAAGCTACACCATGAAATCTAATGCCAAACTGATCTCTATCAAGCTTGTGGTCACAAAAATGGTTGGAAAAAGCATATGGAGCTAGTTTTTCTACTGCACTCATTGGATCTTCAAGAACTCCCATGGAATTAACCGTATCAACGCAAGCTCCCACTAATGGGTGGTTAATTTTATCAATCAACCATAA
This window contains:
- a CDS encoding ferredoxin; amino-acid sequence: MSLQYIKNVSTLKFDPKLCNGCGMCLNVCPHNVLSIVDKKINIKHKDSCMECSACVKNCPQEALSVNPGVGCAYAILIGMIKGTAPNCDC
- a CDS encoding glycine/betaine ABC transporter permease, with product MDKFFGKIDKTIFLGSAIICLAFVAIASSNPAVVSDVFNKMFSFFIDNFGWTYLLAASAFVIFCLFLAFSKYGNIKLSKDDEKPEFSTTAWFSMLFAAGMGVGLVFWGAAEPIYHFAGAPLSESSSVAAASEAMTYTFFHWGLHAWAIYGVVALGLAYFQFRRGLPGLISSCFYPILGAEGIKGPIGKSIDTFTVVMALFGVATSLGLGAMQVTTGMNIVFGVPNTITVSIVFVAIVTALFTISAVTGINKGIKWLSNINMVMVIGLMVIVLFLGPTRYILNFFTESLGQYLQNIVWMSFFVDTQGAVAERTGYGWVGAWTIFYWAWWITWTPFVGSFIARISKGRTIREFIIGILVAPSLLSFIWFSIIGGTAIYYERFGAGGIADATFADVTTAIFVMFNHLPVTGLLSTVAMMVVTIFFITSADSATLVVSMMTSGGELEPKTSLRIFWGVIAGAIASMLILTGGLSSVQTISFAFAFPFTIIMIFMMYTLVKALHEEVGIVQSPASKKVSTSDARTM